The Vallitalea longa genomic sequence ACAATGTAATAGAAAAATACTGGAAAAAAGATAGAATAAATGATATTCTTGCAGGATATTTAAAGAGCAGGAATTATATAAGAGAGCAGAGAATATTTAACTCTTTTAATTATTTAATAGATATCTACGAACAAAGAATAATAAAAAGAAATAAAGAATTTGAAAAAGAGTATAAAAAATATTGGAAAGACAATCTTATATATAATCTGATTATTGATATTACTATTGTCATAAACCTATTAATTCAACTGTATATGCTACTTACTAATAATCCTAACACAAGTATAGGATTATTTATTGCACTATCAGGGCAGATTCTTGGGTTAAAAGGATTCTATTCAGGCTTAATAATACCTATTTTATCAAGTGTAAGGCAGATGAGATATATTAATTTTTACTATAAGTTCTATGAATTCGAGAACACTAAAAGTGGTAGTATAAATATAGTACCAAAAGAAATAGAGATAGAATTTAGGGATGTATATTTTAAATATCCAGGAACAGATAAGTACATATTAAATGGTGTATCATTTAAAATTCCAAAAGGTAAAAAGATATCTTTAGTTGGTGCTAACGGCGAAGGTAAAACAACTCTAATAAAATTATTACTAGGATTATTTGAACCAACTAGTGGGCATATATTACTTAATAATAGACTACTTGAAGATTATTCTGAAAAAGCTAGATGTAATATATTTGCACCTATATTCCAAGATTTTTATAAATACTCTTTATCATTAAAAGAAAACATTGCTGTAGGAAGTATTGATAATATTGATAATTATAAAATGATATGTGAAGCTGCTGAAAGTGCGGGGGTAACCCAATTTTTAGATAAACTTCCTAATAATTATGATTCACAATTGAATCGTGATTTTACTGAGGGGGTTGATTTATCAGGAGGTCAGTGGCAGCGTATAGCACTAGCGCGAGCTTTTATGGGTAACAAACCATGTATACTTCTTGATGAGCCTACGTCCCAACTTGATCCAATGGCTGAAGCTAAGTTATATGAAGAATTTTCTAATATTATAAAAAGTAAAACCTCCATCTTTATTACTCATAGATTAGCATCTACTAAAATAACTGATAAGATATTTGTGCTAAAAGATGGTAAAATAGAAGAAGAAGGTAGCCATGATGAGTTAATGGCTCATATGGGTATATATTATGACATGTTTAATTCTCAACGCAGCTGGTATAAGGAGGAGAATATATGTTAGATAAAACTAATAAAATAGAAGAACAATTAAATAATAAAGTACTAAAAGGAAGTTATAAGGATATCTTCAGATTATTTAAATATATGTTTTCATCATCATTTGCTGCATGTAATGTATTTATGTCATTTTTAATACTTGTGAGTTTTTTAACGCCACTATCAGCTTATCTATGGAAAATACTTTTAGATTTAATAGATAGTTATGGTACCAACAAAAGTAGCATCATAAATATAGTCTTAGTGTTACTTGGATATTATTTAATTATATACATAACTGATTTTTTAAAACGATCAACTCAAGTAACAGGTGAAACAGCCGAAAGATTAGATGTAGTACAATCTAACTGGCTCCAATGCCATTTAAATAAAAAAATATATACTAAATTATCTAATCTATCAATAGAACTAATGGAAGTTCCTGCTATTAATGATATAATTAATAGAACCTTGAATTATGTAGGTAAACCAAAGGGGTGGGGTAATAGCAATTTACAAATGAGTGTATTACTACCTTTTTATAATGTAATTGCCAAAATAATAAGTATAGTAATCATATCAATAACACTTTGTGTTTTTAGTCCTTGGTTGTGTTTTATTATATTACTTGTTCCAATACCATTAATATTTACGCAAATGAAAGTTGCAGAAAGAATATTTAAAGTTAATAGAGATAATACAATCTACTATAGAAAAGCAGAATACTATCAAGACTTATTATTAAAAAACGCGGTAAAAGAAGTAAAGACCCTTAGAATTACAAATTTCCTATACAATAAATGGCATGATGCAGTTGAATTATATTCTAAAAAAGAAATGTCAATTCAACTTAAAAACCAGCTCATTAATTTATTTAATATTACACTAAATAGTTTAATAGGTATCTTTGGTAGTATATTTACAATAACATTACTTGCTCGTGGCGACATTTCAATAGGCGAGTTTGGATGTGTAATGGCTTTAATAAATGTATTGCTGGGAGATACAACTTCATTATTTAATAACATCGGTACTATTTTAACCAAAAAACTTGACTGCTCACAGTTTTTTGAATTAATAGATATAGAATCAGAAAAAGCCATTGGTGAAACTATAGAAGAAATACACGAAATAAATATTGATAATATATCTTATCGTTATCCGAATACTAAAAGATACGTGTTAAGAGATGTGAATATCAAAATAAATAAGGGTGAAACAATTGCTTTAGTAGGAGAAAACGGTGCTGGGAAATCAACGTTTGTAAAATTACTTACAGGAATCTTATCACCATCAAAAGGCGAAATATATATAAATAGTAAACCACTTAGTGGATGTAATATTAATAGCTACTATAATGAAACTTCAATAGTATCTCAAACACCTGCAAAATATTATACATTTTCTGTACTGGATAATGTTAAAATGGGAGATGCTACTAGAATATCAGATGACGAAAAAGCAATAGAAGCTATTAAGTTTTCTGGTTTTACAAAAGAGTATAATAAAATTCTTGGTAAGGATATAGGAGGGGGAGAGCTATCAGGAGGAGAATGGCAAAAAGTTTCTATTGCTAAGGCATATTTTAAAGATAAAGATGTTCTTGTACTTGATGAACCTACAAGTAACTTAGATCCACTTGCTGAAACAGAAATATTTAAAAAATATATGAAAATGGCAGAGGATAAAACTGTTTTTATTGTAACTCATAGAATAAGTTTAGCTGCATTAGCAGAGAGAATATTAGTTTTTAAAGATGGTAAGATTATAGAAACGGGTAATCACAAAGAATTAATAGAAAAAAATGGTGAGTATGCTAGATTATATAATACACAAGCAAAATGGTATAAGAGGTAAGTAGAATTAAAATTTCTGTATTTATTGGCAAAATTAGTTGAATATTTTCATGATTTATTTTGGGCTTGCCTTTTTCAATTTATGCATTAAAAAAAGGGTGCCTCACCATAGATTTATTAATCTATTTGATGAGACAGACCCTTTGTACTCTTTAATAGGAAAGTTGCATTTTAGAAGCATATGAAATATAGAAGAGTTTAATTGGTTTATATCTGAAAATGTAGACAATTAAATACCCAATTCTTTTTTTGCTTCATAAAAAGCATTAATAGCTAAATCGAGATCGTCTTTGCTATGTACAGCAGATATTTGGGTTCTTATTCTAGCTTTACCTTTTGGTACAACTGGATAGTAGAATCCTATAACGTAGACACCTTTTTCAAGCATTTTATCAGCCATTTTCTGAGCTATCACTGCATCACCTAACATAATAGGAACTATTGGATGTTCTCCATCTGGTATGTCGAATCCGACTTTTCTCATTCCTTCTCTAAAATATTTGGTATTCTCTTCTAGTCTATCTCTGAACTCTGTAGAATCTGATAACATTTCAAGAATCTTAAGTGATGTTTCAGCTATAGCAGGAGATAACGTATTGGAGAATAGATAAGGTCTTGAACGTTGACGTAACAAATCAATTATTTCTTTTCTTCCACTGGTGAAACCACCACTTGCGCCACCGAGAGCTTTACCTAGAGTACTTGTTATTATATCGACTCTACCTATTACATCTCTGTATTCATGGGTTCCACGACCTTTTTTGCCTACAAAACCTGTTGCATGACTATCATCTACCATAACCATAGCATTATATTTTTCAGCTAGATCACAGATACCTTTTAGATTGGCTATGATACCATCCATAGAGAAAACACCGTCTGTTGCAATCATTTTAATTCTAGCACCATTTTTATCGGCTTCAATTAACTGTTTTTCAAGGTCTTTCATATCATTATTGTGATAACGGTATCTTTTGGCTTTACACAATCTGATACCATCTATGATACTAGCATGGTTAAGCTCATCACTTATTACAGCATCGTCGGCAGTAAGGATTGTTTCAAATAACCCACCATTAGCATCAAAAGCGGATGAATATAAAATAGTATCTTCAGTATATAAGAATTCGGATAATTTTTTTTCTAAGTCCTTATGAATTTTTTGGGTTCCAACAATAAATCTAACTGATGAAAGACCATAGCCCCATTTTTCGTAACTTTCTTTGGCAGCTTTGATAACTAATTCATGAGAAGCTAAGCCAAGGTAATTGTTAGCACAGAAATTGAGAACTTGTTTTTTGGATAAAGTATCGATTTTGCCACTCTGTGGTGTAGTCACAACTCTTTCATTTTTCCATAAACCGCTTGCTTTAATATCATTAAGCTGTTTTGTGTATATTTCCTTTGCTGAATTAAACATAAGAAACTCATCCTTCCTATTTAATAAATTATTTTAACTTGATTTTAAAAACTTTATTATTCCCAACTTAGTACAACCTTTCCCGATTTGCCTGAATTCATTGCTTCAAAACCTTTCTCGAAATCGGTGTAATGGAATCTATGGGTTATAACACCACTTATATCGAGGCCAGATTGAATCATCGAAGTCATCTTATACCAAGTTTCAAACATTTCTCGTCCATATATTCCCTTAATAGTTATGCCATTGAACACTATTTTATTCCAGTCGATTAGAGTGTCACCTGATTGAATACCAAGCATAGCAATTTTGCCACCATGTTCCATACAATCTATCATATCATTAAAAGCACGTGCATTACCAGACATTTCTAGTCCAACATCAAATCCTTCCTTCATACCTATTCTTTCCATAGTTTCTCTAATCGTATGTTTGCTTACATCAATTGTAATAGCTCCCATTTTTTTAGCAAGTTCAAGTCTATATGGGTTGACATCTGTAATTACCACATATCTGGCACCTGCTTTTTTTGCTATTGCTACTGCCATGATACCGATTGGTCCTGCACCAGTAATAAGTACATCTTCACCTACAAGGTCAAATGATAATGCAGTATGTACAGCGTTGCCAAGAGGATCAAAAATACTGATGATATCTTTACTGATGTTTTCATCGCATAACCATACATTAGTAGATGGTATTACGAGATATTCTGCAAAAGCACCAGATCGGTTAACACCTACACCGCTTGTATTAATACATAAATGTCTTCTTCCAGCTAAGCAATTACGACAATGTCCACATACAACATGACCTTCACCAGATACTAATTCTCCAATTCGAAATCCTTTAACATTATCACCGTATCCTACTATTCTTCCAACATATTCATGACCAATAACCATTGGAGTGGGAACAGTTTCACTAGACCATTTATCCCAGTTGTAGATATGAACATCTGTACCACAAATAGCTGTCTTTTCTATTTTTATCATTACATCATTGTTGCCTATTTCTGGAACGGGTACTTGTTCTAACCAAAGACCCTCTTTAGGATACTTTTTTACTAATGCATCCATGGTTTTCTTAGTTTCCAATTTAGTAACCAATATAATTCTCCTTTCAAATAAAATATAGGGAATATTAAATAATATGTTTATTATCTTTAAGTATAGTATAAATAAATAATGTGTTTCTGTCAAACACATTCTGAATAAAATGTAGTATTTATTTAGTACATATTATTAGTATATAAATGTAAAGTATAGGAAAACATATCCAATATTTTCTAAATATTAGATAATTTTTTATTATTTATCAGATTACATTATGTTTACATATTAAAATATTCTAATATATTAATTGACAATTCTTTGACGATTACATATAATTAGAGTTAGTAACTAAAAATACTATAATTCGACAAGATAAATAAGAAATATGCTAGTAATAAATGAGAGTATATTTCTTAACTGAAAGGTAAGAGTGTAAGTGGAAGATATTAAATATAAAATAATCAATGGGTATAAACTCAAGAAAAAAGAAGCTATAGAAGTCTACAGATCTTTAGAACTAGAAGAGCTATATGAAATAGCAAATGAAGTAAGACAATTTTTTATGGGAAGAAAAATGGATCTTTGCACAATCATGAATGTCAAGTCAGGTAAATGCAGTGAAGATTGCAGATATTGTGCTCAGTCAGCTCATTATGAAACAGGAATAGAAGAATATTCCTTAATTAATGAAGAAGAGATATTTAGGAGAGCTAAGGAAAATGCTAAATACAAGGTTGATCGTTTTTCATTAGTAACTAGTGGAAAGGGTATATCAGATACAGATTTAGATAAGCTTATAGATATCTATAAAAAATTGAATGATACGTTCCCGGAAATGAACTTATGTGCATCTCATGGAATAATAACTTATGAACAAGCTGCAAAACTTAAAAAAGCTGGAGTTAAGACTTATCATCACAATCTTGAAACAAGTAAACGGTTCTACCAAAAAATATGTACCACTCATACATATAAAGATAGAACGAATACAATATTGAATGCAACCAAAGCAGGATTAACAGTATGTTCAGGCGGAATAATAGGAATGGGGGAAACTGTGTTTGATAGAATCAACATGGCTTATGAGCTTAAAAAGCTTGGAGTGAAATCCATACCTATAAATGTTTTAATGCCTGTTCATGGAACTCCATTTGGCGATTCAAAAATTCTCGAACCTACAGAAATACTTAGAACCATTGC encodes the following:
- a CDS encoding ABC transporter ATP-binding protein, which translates into the protein MREIFKAYKLLYGFGRKYCKLLLYKVFILAIIAGLLAPVGIYVDKEIINRALLSAKFKNFDITSLIPLFIAFAIIALLKQFLSDLSYGYYSQKFQLVIRTKVRGELLEKASKIKYEYFEDEKTVEIIDRTFNDFDNSVRLLFPMYVVYFLTSSISLVGFIVFTAKQAWWVPLVLLLPFFPYLFLQYIKRYDFYNVIEKYWKKDRINDILAGYLKSRNYIREQRIFNSFNYLIDIYEQRIIKRNKEFEKEYKKYWKDNLIYNLIIDITIVINLLIQLYMLLTNNPNTSIGLFIALSGQILGLKGFYSGLIIPILSSVRQMRYINFYYKFYEFENTKSGSINIVPKEIEIEFRDVYFKYPGTDKYILNGVSFKIPKGKKISLVGANGEGKTTLIKLLLGLFEPTSGHILLNNRLLEDYSEKARCNIFAPIFQDFYKYSLSLKENIAVGSIDNIDNYKMICEAAESAGVTQFLDKLPNNYDSQLNRDFTEGVDLSGGQWQRIALARAFMGNKPCILLDEPTSQLDPMAEAKLYEEFSNIIKSKTSIFITHRLASTKITDKIFVLKDGKIEEEGSHDELMAHMGIYYDMFNSQRSWYKEENIC
- a CDS encoding ABC transporter ATP-binding protein gives rise to the protein MLDKTNKIEEQLNNKVLKGSYKDIFRLFKYMFSSSFAACNVFMSFLILVSFLTPLSAYLWKILLDLIDSYGTNKSSIINIVLVLLGYYLIIYITDFLKRSTQVTGETAERLDVVQSNWLQCHLNKKIYTKLSNLSIELMEVPAINDIINRTLNYVGKPKGWGNSNLQMSVLLPFYNVIAKIISIVIISITLCVFSPWLCFIILLVPIPLIFTQMKVAERIFKVNRDNTIYYRKAEYYQDLLLKNAVKEVKTLRITNFLYNKWHDAVELYSKKEMSIQLKNQLINLFNITLNSLIGIFGSIFTITLLARGDISIGEFGCVMALINVLLGDTTSLFNNIGTILTKKLDCSQFFELIDIESEKAIGETIEEIHEINIDNISYRYPNTKRYVLRDVNIKINKGETIALVGENGAGKSTFVKLLTGILSPSKGEIYINSKPLSGCNINSYYNETSIVSQTPAKYYTFSVLDNVKMGDATRISDDEKAIEAIKFSGFTKEYNKILGKDIGGGELSGGEWQKVSIAKAYFKDKDVLVLDEPTSNLDPLAETEIFKKYMKMAEDKTVFIVTHRISLAALAERILVFKDGKIIETGNHKELIEKNGEYARLYNTQAKWYKR
- a CDS encoding glycine C-acetyltransferase; its protein translation is MFNSAKEIYTKQLNDIKASGLWKNERVVTTPQSGKIDTLSKKQVLNFCANNYLGLASHELVIKAAKESYEKWGYGLSSVRFIVGTQKIHKDLEKKLSEFLYTEDTILYSSAFDANGGLFETILTADDAVISDELNHASIIDGIRLCKAKRYRYHNNDMKDLEKQLIEADKNGARIKMIATDGVFSMDGIIANLKGICDLAEKYNAMVMVDDSHATGFVGKKGRGTHEYRDVIGRVDIITSTLGKALGGASGGFTSGRKEIIDLLRQRSRPYLFSNTLSPAIAETSLKILEMLSDSTEFRDRLEENTKYFREGMRKVGFDIPDGEHPIVPIMLGDAVIAQKMADKMLEKGVYVIGFYYPVVPKGKARIRTQISAVHSKDDLDLAINAFYEAKKELGI
- the tdh gene encoding L-threonine 3-dehydrogenase, producing MDALVKKYPKEGLWLEQVPVPEIGNNDVMIKIEKTAICGTDVHIYNWDKWSSETVPTPMVIGHEYVGRIVGYGDNVKGFRIGELVSGEGHVVCGHCRNCLAGRRHLCINTSGVGVNRSGAFAEYLVIPSTNVWLCDENISKDIISIFDPLGNAVHTALSFDLVGEDVLITGAGPIGIMAVAIAKKAGARYVVITDVNPYRLELAKKMGAITIDVSKHTIRETMERIGMKEGFDVGLEMSGNARAFNDMIDCMEHGGKIAMLGIQSGDTLIDWNKIVFNGITIKGIYGREMFETWYKMTSMIQSGLDISGVITHRFHYTDFEKGFEAMNSGKSGKVVLSWE
- the bioB gene encoding biotin synthase BioB, with the protein product MEDIKYKIINGYKLKKKEAIEVYRSLELEELYEIANEVRQFFMGRKMDLCTIMNVKSGKCSEDCRYCAQSAHYETGIEEYSLINEEEIFRRAKENAKYKVDRFSLVTSGKGISDTDLDKLIDIYKKLNDTFPEMNLCASHGIITYEQAAKLKKAGVKTYHHNLETSKRFYQKICTTHTYKDRTNTILNATKAGLTVCSGGIIGMGETVFDRINMAYELKKLGVKSIPINVLMPVHGTPFGDSKILEPTEILRTIAIYRLILPDANIRFAGGRIAMGEQQKEALTSGLNGVMVGNYLTTTGNSIEEDLQMIKELGFTTNE